Proteins encoded by one window of Nicotiana tabacum cultivar K326 chromosome 10, ASM71507v2, whole genome shotgun sequence:
- the LOC107790942 gene encoding cytidine deaminase 1-like, whose translation MDQDQPKFVVEASEAESIAQKLGLSSVRHLLPALVQPAQTLARPPISNYHVGAVGLGSDGRIFLGVNLEFPGLPLHHSVHAEQFLLTNLAVHRCPRLVAFAVSAAPCGHCRQFLQELRNPSSLQIHITSQHQNNPDVVTFEPLSEILPNPFGPFDLLDDETPLLLERHNNGLSLFNDNHDGDLCNGFSDNDSKRVNGVVNLSNGFCKKTETENTNLLKIAALEAANDSHAPYSGCPSGVALMDSEGKIYRGSYVESAAYNPSLGPVQAALVAYVAGGGGGYERIVAAALVEKEGAKVRQEDTAKLFFKMVSPKCDLRVFHCSFAKNGCIKD comes from the coding sequence ATGGATCAGGATCAACCCAAATTTGTGGTGGAAGCCTCAGAGGCTGAGTCCATTGCCCAAAAACTAGGCCTATCTTCAGTCCGCCACCTCCTTCCGGCCTTGGTTCAACCGGCCCAGACTCTCGCCCGGCCGCCCATCTCCAACTACCACGTCGGTGCCGTCGGCCTCGGCTCCGACGGCCGTATCTTCCTCGGCGTTAACCTCGAGTTCCCTGGTTTACCCCTTCACCATTCCGTCCACGCCGAGCAATTTCTCCTCACGAACCTCGCCGTCCACCGTTGCCCCCGCCTCGTTGCATTCGCCGTCTCCGCCGCCCCTTGCGGCCACTGCCGACAATTCCTTCAGGAACTCCGTAACCCTTCTTCCCTCCAAATCCACATCACTTCTCAGCACCAAAACAATCCCGATGTTGTCACATTTGAACCATTGAGTGAAATCCTGCCTAACCCATTTGGTCCGTTTGATCTATTGGATGACGAAACTCCTCTGCTCCTCGAGCGCCATAACAACGGTTTATCTCTGTTTAATGATAATCATGATGGAGATCTGTGCAATGGGTTTTCAGATAATGATTCAAAAAGAGTTAATGGCGTTGTGAATTTAAGCAATGGATTTTGCAAAAAGACTGAAACAGAAAATACTAACCTTTTAAAGATTGCAGCTTTAGAAGCTGCTAATGATTCACACGCGCCTTACAGCGGTTGTCCATCAGGGGTGGCACTCATGGATTCTGAAGGCAAGATTTACAGGGGTTCTTATGTGGAATCAGCTGCTTATAATCCAAGTTTAGGGCCAGTACAGGCGGCATTGGTGGCTTATGTCGCCGGAGGTGGTGGTGGATATGAGCGGATTGTGGCGGCGGCTTTGGTGGAGAAGGAAGGTGCAAAGGTAAGGCAAGAGGATACGGCAAAGCTATTTTTCAAGATGGTTTCTCCTAAATGTGACTTGAGGGTGTTCCATTGCTCATTTGCTAAGAATGGATGTATAAAGGATTGA